The Microcaecilia unicolor chromosome 3, aMicUni1.1, whole genome shotgun sequence nucleotide sequence TCCTAGAAAATCAGTCATCTTATTTCCTTCCCTCGTTCTCACTGGTTAAATAGCAGCGTGTGCATGCCTTCGCTGCCAACTTCAATCTGACATTATTTCATGGTCTCACAGGACCCACTGGTACCAGACTGAAGCAAGCAGAATAAGGCAAAGATGCTGTATTTCTTTAAGTTGGAGGGACAGGGGTAGAGAATTATAGATTTCTTTTTGGAGTGCCACGATGATTGAGCAAATTCAGATGTGTGCCATAGAATAAAAAAGGTTGAGAAGTCCTGCCTTAGAGAGACACTCACTTATTTTCAAATGCACTAGCAGTCAGAGCTCATGAACCTGTAAAGAAACCTTTACTGTTCTTTCCTGTAAACCCTGCTAAGTGGTTCTGGGAAGAAGCTTTTGTTCCATATATTCACTGCGGATCTTAGGTGGTCACAACTTCTGTCGCTTCAGTATTACTCAGAACTGGGAAGAGACACAAACTTCCCCTGTCCCCCTTTGCAGGAAAACATCTTGAATCTTCACAGAGCATCTTCAGATCTAACAGATAACTAGAAAATATAACACAAAtatcaaaaatattttcttactTCTCAGAGAGTCAGAGAACCTGTGCAAAGAGCATGAAAAGATTCTGAAGCTGTTCTGTGAAAAGACTTTACAGGAATACATGGAATGTGTCAGTATCTTTATtatcacaatcctgcttataatcgaaagagaaaaacgcctatattgcgacccaaatcgggagatgggcgtttttctcccgtgggcacccaaatcggtataatcgaaagccgattttgggcatttccaactgcaatccgtctcggaaacgggtaaagttgacaggggcgtgttggaggcgtggtgaaggcggaactggggcatggttatcagccgaggagagatgggcgtctttagctgatgattaaaaaaaaggcgtttttaccgcgattttgggtcactttttttggacccttttttttcacgaacaggtcccaaaaaagtgccccaactgaccagatgaccactggagggaatcggggatgacctccccggactcccccagtggtcactaacccactcccaccaaaaagaccacactttaaaaactttttttccagcctgtatgccagcctcaaatgctgtacccacctccatgacagcagaatgtgttctattctgtgacagcctttccctggttctgatgtggctctcgggtgtgtgacaccttttctgttatgcgcactgcagagtcacatcagcaatgcattgtgatgggtgtagggtattgggctccgtgattccactagcttgtggcaaatgctcacgatgctggtagttggtagactcaactcccatggtgctttcccccctgcttactgggtcagagtgtgccctgttttgtttccggtagtccatgaggtagtggccatttttgtaagccaattttagatccctttcacgtgttagccatgttacagaacttagttcttaccttgaatgtggctgaaagagggcattgtacagcattctgccagctctgacctactgctaatctcagtaccagggagactcgttgccagtggggcacaacctctgatctgcagttaactgtgagtaagcgtgcttattccaataaaggacgtttttggagagattagtcttcaggtgtcaactgttgtgccaatgttatatagtagcaacaagtcctagaggcctgtgtgtatgcaggtccctggagcacttttagtgggtactgcagtgcacttcagccaggtggacccaggcccatcccccccatccgtaacacttgtgctggtaaatgggaggcctcctaaacccactgtacccacatgtaggtgcccccttcacccctaagagctatggtagtgttgtacatttgtggatagtgggttttgggggaggggggttgggtgctcagcacccgtggtaagggagctatgcatgtgggagcgttgtctgaagtccaccacactgacctctagggtgcccagttggtttcctggcatgtcaggggggcgagtgtactacgaatcttggcccctcccacgaccaaatggctcggattaggacgtttttgagctgggcatttttagtttccattatcgctaaaaataacaaacgcccagctgaaaaacgtccattttttcgaaaatacggtctgtcccgcctcttcacgtacccgttttcggacatagacgcccatggagataggcgttcgcattcaattatgcccctcaatgtgtcccACAGTCAAAAAGGCACAAGGTAAAGGTCTGCATAGGGCATGTACTTGTAATGCTGTTTTGGAATGATCAGGTCTGCAACAGCAGCAAAGTTAGGTTGTACCATGTGACAGTACAGATGTGGATGTAGTTGTGTGTGAATTCCACTTCATTGAATATGTAGATATAAACTAAAAATATTAAGAGGAAACTGGTTCTATTCATTaactgtacttataaatacaGAACACAGTTGTCAGTGTGTAAGTCAGAGTTCTTCCATTCAAGAAGGAAAAACGCCTCAAAAGCAAGCCCCTCCCACAGATGTAAATGGGGTGAGGGCTACAAATTCATCATCACAGGCGCTTCAAAAAACCTcctcattttaaaacatttttttgaaaacgTTTTTTCTAATGCTAAACAACAAAGCTACTTTGCCGAGTAAGCTATAAAGTTTTACTTAACTTCGGCAGACTGCAGACTTTCTCCTCCCAGACCGTGATTCAACTGTGGTCAACGGGTCCCGTTTCACATTgcgctgcttcaggaccacagcaATTCAATCAACCAATTCAATGGTCATATATCATTCCGTTCATAATGCCGACGGTAGCATGAAGGGTCCAAAACCTGTCTCGTGTTTGGGGGAAAAGCGAGGGCGGGAGCGAGAGGgaatgcagcctgcctatgttactgAACACTATCAGATGAGTTTCCACCAGAGCCAaccttcctcctttcccctggACATAACGAATCCATGACCCAAAAAGTTTACAATCTATGTTAACATTACTCTTCCATATTGTATGCAGGCAGATGTGCATGGGTTGTGCACCCTCACACAGCAAAGATCTTCCAGGAAAAAAACGAGTATGAGGACTGACCGGCAAAAGTATGATTGCAATTAGTGACAATAAGAATATTAACAATAAAAGCTATTTCAGTATTTATGACAGATCATAACACAGTAAGAATTGCCACAAATTATACAGAAGCATACGAGTCCCTGCCCTCCTGAGCATATAATTTAATATTCCTTCTGCCAAAGGAGAGCTGTAGATCTTCATATTATGGGATTACATATTCTGAATATATAATGGATATATCACTCTCAATATTTATTTAGCACTGTATCACTAAGATGCCTCCTCACATTCGCAAGCTCTAATCACATTTCTATCCCTGTCACTTGGACAGATATCAAAACTCCCGCGCTATTCTgaatagcaccataaaaataccaccagaacaacGCAGAAGAGCAACATCCTAATGcccaaagctaatgagatgcaactATAGGTGCACTTATAGCTTTGAGCACTAGGGAGGTCAGAGCTTTGGTGCGGGAGGATTATGCGTGGCATGTGCACAGAACAGTTTggcagtaagctcagctcctgtgcgcattTGCCTAGTAAATTCCGAATGTGAAGAACACATTTTCTTCGGTTTTCTGCTGCCTAAAtatatgcttaaaaaaaaaaaatctggacacTTTCTATGGAAGTAACAGATGTGTGCTTTGGGTTTCTTTTTAAACAaggccactttaaatttagatgctggACAAGAACACCCATATGCGCTTCACATTAGCTCTGCTCTTTTTCACAACCAGCGTtcaagggcttgcacgggcttccttctgcttctaaaAGCGATCAAACCTgatagattttgcagaaagaatcatgaggaaagcatgagaatcatgggaaatcctctcttccaacagtcTAACACCTGCTCGGACTTGGCATTATTTTTTACAGTggtaaggcacctttgtttcaAGCTCtatcattgggaaggaatataAAACGATCTCATTTTAATAAGCTtgactacatttatttatttgtgatatttatatcctacattatcccaaacaagtttgagttcaatgtggcttacaaacaataatgtataagaaagtaatttgttgtaagaatgcaattttacaatacagtatcataaacatactgggatagctatggatgtttaacatttagaaaatctattatgaatgagaaattgtacatgaagcaaagagaaagttaatgataaacagagtaataaccaattcaggtaataattacttgtttgagatatggttgttctttgtgagggtttgtttgaatagacacaatttgaggattttgcagagtctagcatattcctgtatatttcttattttggttgggaaggagttccaccatttggttcctaggtaagtgaagtctgcagagtggatagttttgtagatcacttttttgcaatttgggaggtgtagtctgagatagtttcttgcctcatgtttagcgtttctttgaggtaagtttattaatggtaccatatagtctggagctgtgccatttaggatttaagagataaaggtacataatttgaaggtgattctcgctttgatgggaagccagtgtaatttgattaataaagggaaggcactttcaaaacaagagattttgtatatgaacctggctgcagtgttgtTTGCCATGCTAGAACCATCTGATCATTCTTCACTGGTAAATGTGGGCACCAgtatggtgctaatggcctctagcattcGCGTTGACATCAGCCGCCTgtattccctcctctccatcttaTCTTTGTCCCTCTCCTTGTTATCACCAGCACCTCCCCCACTTCAGATTTATAGGCCCTTATcccatctccttccctcacctCACATTAACAGATTCTGTCCTTGTAGACCTAAAAGCTTTTCCTGATTAGCTAACACAGAAAGCTTCTGCAAGAAAGAAATCCTCAAACTTTTGTGTCAGTAAATTTTATTAACATGTTTTTAACAAAAATATCTAAACTTTTTCACCTCTCACAATCATGCCAGAGTCTGGAGatgtccaagaaaacagcaaggcaatgatctgcaaactccaagatgaaaACCAACGAAGCAGGTCAATAGTAAAAACAAACaaggtttattaaaaaaaaaaaaatctagaataTACTTCAGTATAttctagatgttttttttttaataaacctaGTTTGAttttactactgatctgcttcgtTAGAGACTGGAGATGTTAATCCTGAGCCCAGCTCTCATTCCCAGGCTGCCACTGGGCGGATTCTCAGAGGAGTCTCATTATAAGTATAAAAGAAAGGTCGAAGTTTCTCAGTGAAAATGTCCGTGAAGGTAAAAAGAAGAACTTTATTATCTGCATTGTAAAATGAGACCTTTCCTGCCTCATAATCCAGGAAAATCCCCAGTACTTGGGGTCTCTTTCTATGGGAGAGCGAAGTCTCAGGGGAGGTAAGGGCTGAATATTCACCATACCACAGCTGTAGTACCCAGTATCCCTCCTGAGGTGATGGGTGGATCCACTgtcccctcccctttctcctgACAGAATCTTTACACACACCCAATCTCCAACCATCTTCCACCTCTACCTCCCAGTAATGTCGCCCTGAGGTGAAGCCCTCAACCCCCAGCACACTCCAATTAGTATCAAATCTCTCAGGATTGTCCGGCAGATCCCGATCTATGAATCCCCGACTGACACTTTTCCGATCCGCAGATAGTTCAAGAATAGGATGAGCTGTTTCTGGATCTATAGTTACATCCACTGCAGAAGAGAGACATATTAATAAACATGAGTACACACATCTCATTGGTTCCTCACACAATATCTCTAACCCTCATTGGCTGGCTCCTTAGTCACTCACTAAGCTATGACAGGAGCACCGCTATTGATTAGTATTCACTGGCAGCCTTGTTTTAGGTCCTAATGATCTTATTTGACATAGAGTTTTCAGTGTTTACCCTTGGACTGAGTGTATTCACACATGCTTCAAATGAATTAATAATAGCGAGGTTCTGCTTGGCTAATTCACTGCCAGGCTTCCTGTAACTCACAACCCTATTGGCCTCCTGTGCTTCAGTTGTTAGTTAAtcagccaaggaggtttaataagacaggagatgGAATGAGCCCATCTGGCCCATTATTTGGGAAGAAGCCATTAGGCAGAATCTGCAGCTATGCCATATTGAATGACCCCAAACATTTGCAGacctccttggttttgcattctactactactactatttaacacttctaaagcgctaccagggttgcgcagcactgtacaattaacaaagaaggacagtccttgctcaaaggagcttacaatctaaaggacaaaaagtgcagtcaatcaagattgaggcagtctaggatttcctggatagaggtacaatggttaggtgccaaaagcaacattgaagaggtgggctttgagcaaggatttgaagatgggtagggagggggcttggcgtatgggctcagggagtttattccaagcatagggtgaggcgaggcagaaagggcagagtctggagttggcggtggtggagaagggtactgagaggagggatttgtcctgtgagcagaggttacgggtaggagcgtaaggggagatgagggtagcgaggtagtgaggggctgcagattgagtgcatctgtaggttagtaggagaagcttgaactgtatgcggtacctgattggaagccagtgaagtgacttgaggagaggggtgatatgagcatatcggtctaggcggaagataagatgtgcagcagagttctgaacggattgaaggggggatagatggttaagtgggaggccagtgaggagtaggttgcagtagtcaaggcgagaggtaatgagagagtggatgagagttcgggtggtgtgctcagagaggaaagggcgaattttgctgatgttatagagaaagaagcgacaggtcttggctgtctgctggatatgggcagaggagagggaggagtcgaagatgactccgaggttgcgggcagatgagacggggagaatgagggtgttgtctactgaaatagagagtggagggagaggagaagtgggtttgggtggaaagacaatgagctcagtcttggtcatgttcagtttcaggtggagtttggacatccaggcagcagtgtcggataagcaggccgatactttggcctggggttccgcagtgatgtctggtgtggagagataaagctgggtgtcgtcagcataaagatgatattggaaaccatgagatgagatcagcaagcccagggaagaggtgtagattgaaaaaagaaggggtccaaggacaaatccctgaggaactccaacagagagcgggatgggggtggaggaagatccatgagaatgtactctgaaggtgtggtgggagagataggaggagaaccaggagaggacagagccctggaacccaaatgaggacagtgtgcaAGAAGTaactcatggttgacagtgtccaaagcggtggataggttgaggaggatgaggatggagtagtgacctttggatttggcaaggaacaggtcattacagactttagtgagtgctgtttctgtcaagtgtagagggcgaaaaccggattgtaGCGTaccgaggatggcatgagaggagagaaaatcaaggcagcggctgtgaacggcgtgttcaagtatcttggagaggaagggtaggagggagatggggcggtagttggaagggcaggtagggtctagtgatggttttttgaggagtggcgtgactacagcatgcttgaaggagtcagggacagttgcagtggagagagagaggttgaggatatgacagatgggggggggggtgacagtaggagagatggtgttcagtaagttagtggggatgggatcagaggaacaggtggtgcatttctaggaggaaagaaggaaggcggtttcctcctcggtgatatcaggaaaagaggagaaggaggtctgggttggttggttgagggagtgggttaaagggtgaagaggaagaggtggcttggtagtgaatttgaggttgatcttctgcaccttgtcgtggaagtagtcagccagtgattgaggagagagtaaggggggggggagcggagggcactttgaggagggagttaagggtggcgaagagacgacgagggttggagccgagacagtcagtcaattgggtgtaatagtcctgtttggcaaggaatagggaggactggaaggaggatagcatgaatttgtaatgaatgaagtcggtatgggtgcgagattttctccagaggcgttcagcagatcgggcgcaggagcaaaggtatcggatgcaaggggtcagccagggctggggattactacgccttgtgggacgggagatggatggtgcaagggtgtccagagcagaggagagagtggcattgtaagtagagacagccttgtcgacagactcggaggacatgatggacgagaggagattagagatactagaggataaggtgggagggttgacagcctggagattcctgaaagcagtggttagtgttgggcgggactgaggggggagggtgatgaagtgtgaaggtgatcaggtgatgatctgagagaggaacagcagaggcgcagaaattggagggtaggcaggtagaggagaggacgagatcaagacaatggccagtttggtgagtaggggtggtggagctcagctggaggttgaagcaGGGGCAtggctacgggtgggcctgggtgggcccaggcccacccaatctgagTTCAGGCCCGCCCAATTTATCCTGATAGGCGCAGGTTAACAGTGGGAGTACACAGCCTTTCTGCTGTGGCTCACTCGCTCATTCACATGCAGCCTGCAGTTCAGCCAGAAGCTCTCCTCTGGTCCTCCTCCACAGtactaacctttttttttttttttaaagtgcaccgATCCAGAAGTCTGTCGTAGAGAGGCGCCACACGCCTACTGCCCTTCCTGGCGTAGTTTTAATTAATCTGCTTCTGAATCTCTGTGTGAATTCTGCTGATGATTTATGGGGCTGCcgtgtttttaaattatttttttccccGTAGGTTCACTAGTTTGTGCCTAATTTTAAATCCTTACAACTGAATCATACAGTAACGCCAAGGAGAAGAATATTTCACAGCTAAAAATGGACTTACAAATGTGCTTTTCCTACGGAGACGTTCCGATAGCTGCACGTCTCAGAAGCCCCACAAAAGGATCAGGGGGCAGTGGGGTGCCACCTTCTAGAAGTAGTGACAGATCCAGCCAGACATTGCTGTGTTTCTTGAAAAGTTACACCAGTGGGTTCCTGATCcatatttgcatatttttttctGCACTATCAGTATTTAGTGAAGCAAGTCTTAGCGTAGAGTGCACACATGCTGACCAGTTATTGGCATTTTCTTTGAGCAGTAATTAGGATGCAGGCATATTTGTTATGCAGATGAAGAAAGGGGAGAAGGCTTTAAAAAGCAACAGTGGAAGTGGTTGTGTAATTCCTTGGTCACACTTTGAAACAGTatatcctgccccctccccctccggttTAATGTCAATAATTCTCTCTATCTCTCACCTATATACTGAAGGCAGGGTTTATTAGGAAAAGGTTTGCACTTTCTATTTAACTATCTGGGTGAAGGTGAAAGCGGGGTGTCCCTATGCACACTAAAAGCCTGCATGCAGCAAGCAGAAAACTCCGAGCCAAGCATGTTGTGTTTTGAGGCGGTTCCGTGCCCCACCCGCATGGCTCCAGGGCAAATCCGGATATTCCTTCTGACTGTGACAGGACTGCCTCCGAGCTCGGTCTTCTGCTTGCACT carries:
- the LOC115466389 gene encoding E3 ubiquitin-protein ligase TRIM39-like isoform X7 — encoded protein: MAAENHDKELRKQSCCSICLEPVTDLLLLECGDSFCRPCITRSWEASNTNFPCPQCSESGSSRETLKMHLETLRKQLEDLIKFKSNEEKKSEELRDVKDAMSRCPEPEAVSVDLKMGSALNYIQQLKELITKLGDRWMEWWMECIKYAVDVTIDPETAHPILELSADRKSVSRGFIDRDLPDNPERFDTNWSVLGVEGFTSGRHYWEVEVEDGWRLGVCKDSVRRKGRGQWIHPSPQEGYWVLQLWYGEYSALTSPETSLSHRKRPQVLGIFLDYEAGKVSFYNADNKVLLFTFTDIFTEKLRPFFYTYNETPLRIRPVAAWE